GTTCCTGGCGCTTCTCGATCTCGAGCTGGAGGTCGGCGCGCTCCTGGATCTGTTCGGCCTGCTTGCTCTCGAGATCGGCGTCGATCCCCACGCTGATGCTGGTCGGGACCTCGGATTCGGAGCCGAGCTCGGCCACGTACAGGGAGCCGCCGATCTGCCAGTTGCCGCCCACCAGGCGGTTGCCGGTCGCGGTGACGTCACCGCCGATCACGGCGTTCAGGCGCATGAGCTCGCCCCTGCTCACGAGCTGGCCGCCGCAGGTCAGGTCGAGCTCGCGGCCGAAGCCCAGGTCGACGTCTCCGTCGGCGTGCACCGAGATCTTGTTCCGGCCGATGATCCCCTGCTTCACGGTGATCCCGGCGCCACTGTGCAGCGGCGCACTCTCGACGTAGCCGTTCACCGAGATGCTGCCGGTGGCCGTCACGTCGAAGCCCTCGAGGACGTCGCCGTTGACGTCGACGGCCCCGTCGAAGTCGATGCTCGCCGTCGAGAAGTCGACCGCGCTCACCTTGTAGACCTGCGAGACGCTCACGCGGCCCTTGGCGTACTCGACCTGGCCGCCCACCAGAGATTCGATGTGGGTGTGGTCCTCGTCGGTCCAGGCCACCGTGTGGTGGAGCTTCGGCCGCCAGGGCCGCCCGGGTTCGGGATCGATGCGGACTCCGCGAACGGTGCGGCCGGGCGTCCCCTCGGTCGGCGGAACCCAGCGGGCCAGGACCGTCTCGGGAGCGACGCTGGTCTTGTTGCGATGGAAGTGGTCGACCGAGCCGTCCGGACGGTGCAGCGGGACGCGTTCGAAGAACTCTCCCAGCCATTCGAGCGTGGCGTCGTCGCCGTCGACGGGGCTCTCGCCGCGGGCGATCACCGCCGGTCCGCCGCGCTTTCCGGAGTTCACGGCCTCGAGGACCTCGAACACGGCGTCTTCGTCGACCCCGACCAGCCCCTCTTCCTCGGCCAGGTACCGCAGGAACTCGGCCGGCTCGGGAACGTCACCCGAGCCGCGGGGAAACGACAGCGTGGCCTCGAGGCCGTCGTCGCTGATCTGCAGGTCGTACGCGGCGGTGGTGGTCATGACCCCTCTCCCGTGGTCTCGTCCCGGGCTCGCGCGTCTCGTGGTCCGCGGTACGGCACACCGGTTCGATCGGAGGTTTCGGCGGGGGCGGGGCGGTTCTTGAGCATGATTCCGGGTCGTGGCTTGGACGCCGCGCCGACGGCGGGGTAGACTCGCGCGATCCGTGCCCTTCCCCTGGTGCGACGGAGCCATGGAAACGACCGGAACTCCTTCACCGGGCGGTTCGCCGCCGAGCTACTGGGACTATCTGCGTCTCGACGCACTGCTTTCGTTGCAGGGCGGTCTCGACGACGACGAGAGCCGCCTCATGCCCGACGAGCTCCACTTCGTGGTGGTCCATCAGGTCTTCGAGCTGTGGTTCAAGCTCTGCCTGCGCGAGCTGCGACTGGCGCGCGATCACCTGCTGGAGCCCGAGGTTCCCGAGGAGACGGTTCCCTACGTCGTGCACCACCTCGGCCGCGTGTCCGAAATCATGAAGTTGATGGTCCAGCAGTGGAGTGTAATGGAGACGCTCACGCCGCAGGACTTCCTGGCCTTTCGCGACAAGCTCGTGCCGGCCAGCGGCTTCCAGAGTTTCCAGATGCGGGAGATCGAACTGGTCCTGGGAATGGGCGAGCACGAGCGACCGGACTACGGCGGGGTGGACCCCCTGGAGCACATCCTGGAGGCGGCGGAGACCTCGCCGACGGGCGCCTTCGTCCGTGAACGGATCAGGTCGACGCGGCGGGAGCCGACCCTGCGCTCGGCTCTTCACGCGTGGCTCTTCC
The genomic region above belongs to Candidatus Krumholzibacteriia bacterium and contains:
- a CDS encoding FapA family protein; the protein is MTTTAAYDLQISDDGLEATLSFPRGSGDVPEPAEFLRYLAEEEGLVGVDEDAVFEVLEAVNSGKRGGPAVIARGESPVDGDDATLEWLGEFFERVPLHRPDGSVDHFHRNKTSVAPETVLARWVPPTEGTPGRTVRGVRIDPEPGRPWRPKLHHTVAWTDEDHTHIESLVGGQVEYAKGRVSVSQVYKVSAVDFSTASIDFDGAVDVNGDVLEGFDVTATGSISVNGYVESAPLHSGAGITVKQGIIGRNKISVHADGDVDLGFGRELDLTCGGQLVSRGELMRLNAVIGGDVTATGNRLVGGNWQIGGSLYVAELGSESEVPTSISVGIDADLESKQAEQIQERADLQLEIEKRQEQIDSMQRKRTRTEKETLVLQKLEVYLQQLHQKEQQLSDAERLLRRRIKMRRRYGMVWVDEGVYPGVKIWAGGKNQPLEVTTYIRGPVRIGYMPGRQKPAITHGRNKKFEPEW
- a CDS encoding tryptophan 2,3-dioxygenase family protein, whose protein sequence is METTGTPSPGGSPPSYWDYLRLDALLSLQGGLDDDESRLMPDELHFVVVHQVFELWFKLCLRELRLARDHLLEPEVPEETVPYVVHHLGRVSEIMKLMVQQWSVMETLTPQDFLAFRDKLVPASGFQSFQMREIELVLGMGEHERPDYGGVDPLEHILEAAETSPTGAFVRERIRSTRREPTLRSALHAWLFRTPIQGSRPGEPGDDARIAEFLDAYLQAYRVDQEAMAQRLEAASVADDEALRRRVDRTLEAARRFLEADDVAPDRRLALRRARAGLLFVESYRELPLLAWPRTLVDAVVEVEEQFVLWRHRHARMTERTIGRRVGTGGSSGVDYLDEAARGRIFPELWTVRSLLLPREALPALRDPASYGFAR